A genomic region of Mitsuaria sp. 7 contains the following coding sequences:
- the gph gene encoding phosphoglycolate phosphatase (PGP is an essential enzyme in the glycolate salvage pathway in higher organisms (photorespiration in plants). Phosphoglycolate results from the oxidase activity of RubisCO in the Calvin cycle when concentrations of carbon dioxide are low relative to oxygen. This enzyme is a member of the Haloacid Dehalogenase (HAD) superfamily of aspartate-nucleophile hydrolase enzymes (PF00702).), whose protein sequence is MPLLHPTPTAFMLDLDGTLVDTLGDFVAVLNRVMADMSLPSVQRDFVEHTIGQGSEHLIRSVLAEVGAPQQHYEQAWALYQRHYEVLNGEHADVFPGVIEGLDALKALGLPMACLTNKPAAFARELLKRKGLDRYFDRVFGGDDFERKKPDPMPLLKTCEALGSTPATTWMIGDSSNDARAAHAAGCPIALVSYGYNHGQPIREVPAERYIDRLDELLG, encoded by the coding sequence ATGCCTTTGCTCCATCCGACTCCCACCGCCTTCATGCTCGACCTCGACGGCACGCTCGTCGACACCTTGGGCGACTTCGTTGCGGTGCTGAACCGCGTGATGGCCGACATGTCGCTGCCTTCCGTGCAGCGCGATTTCGTCGAGCACACGATCGGTCAGGGCAGCGAGCACCTGATCCGCAGCGTGCTCGCCGAAGTCGGCGCTCCCCAGCAGCACTACGAGCAGGCCTGGGCGCTCTACCAGCGCCACTATGAAGTGCTCAACGGCGAACACGCCGACGTTTTCCCTGGCGTGATCGAAGGACTGGATGCGCTGAAGGCGCTCGGCCTGCCGATGGCCTGCCTGACCAACAAGCCCGCCGCGTTCGCGCGTGAGCTGCTCAAGCGCAAGGGTTTGGACCGCTACTTCGACCGTGTCTTCGGCGGCGACGACTTCGAGCGCAAGAAGCCCGATCCGATGCCGTTGCTCAAGACCTGCGAGGCGCTGGGCTCAACGCCGGCGACGACCTGGATGATCGGCGACTCCAGCAACGACGCGCGCGCCGCGCATGCCGCCGGCTGCCCGATCGCGCTGGTCAGCTACGGCTACAACCACGGACAGCCCATCCGCGAGGTGCCCGCGGAGCGCTACATCGACCGGCTCGACGAACTGCTGGGCTGA
- a CDS encoding LysR family transcriptional regulator, giving the protein MRYDLNLLPVFLAVMEERSVTRAAQRLGITQPALSNALTRLRAMLMDPLFIRERYGMQPTQKAEELAPIIAAALASLDGAILGQRDFDPAKSTQLVTLAPNSYVELVLVPAIVARLRELAPNMAVRLTPFGTDLAETGVISGSTAMVLGRVVEPPDNLVVQHVMEDGLACIVRRGHPTVDRKMTRKQYEQLKHVNVLPPGRLRVGLFQALEKQGLKREVAVSVTHFLAVPEVVAVTDYCATLPAQICRKLASDKRLKVLPSPVDLGTFPVEIAWHVRYRDDPAHRWLRALVAEVAAEVQAQGEVPSTKKA; this is encoded by the coding sequence ATGCGATACGACCTGAACCTGCTGCCGGTCTTCCTGGCGGTGATGGAGGAGCGCAGCGTGACCCGCGCGGCGCAGCGGCTGGGCATCACGCAGCCGGCGCTGTCCAACGCGTTGACGCGGCTGCGGGCGATGCTGATGGATCCGCTCTTCATCCGCGAGCGCTACGGCATGCAGCCCACGCAGAAGGCGGAGGAACTCGCGCCCATCATTGCCGCCGCGCTGGCCAGCCTGGACGGGGCGATCCTCGGCCAGCGGGACTTCGATCCGGCGAAGTCGACGCAGCTGGTGACGCTGGCGCCCAACAGCTATGTCGAGCTGGTGCTGGTGCCGGCCATCGTCGCGCGGCTGCGGGAGCTGGCGCCGAACATGGCGGTGCGGCTCACGCCGTTCGGTACCGATCTGGCGGAGACGGGCGTGATCTCGGGCTCGACGGCGATGGTGCTGGGGCGGGTGGTCGAACCGCCGGACAACCTCGTCGTGCAGCACGTGATGGAGGACGGGCTCGCCTGCATCGTGCGACGCGGGCATCCGACGGTGGACCGGAAGATGACGCGCAAGCAGTACGAGCAGCTCAAGCACGTGAACGTGCTGCCGCCGGGTCGTCTGCGCGTGGGCCTGTTCCAGGCGCTGGAGAAGCAGGGACTGAAGCGCGAGGTCGCGGTGTCGGTGACGCACTTCCTGGCGGTGCCGGAAGTGGTCGCGGTGACCGACTACTGCGCGACGCTGCCGGCGCAGATCTGCCGGAAGCTGGCGTCGGACAAGCGGCTGAAGGTGCTGCCGTCGCCGGTGGACCTGGGAACCTTCCCGGTGGAGATCGCGTGGCACGTCAGATACCGGGACGATCCGGCGCACCGTTGGTTGAGGGCGCTGGTGGCGGAGGTCGCGGCCGAGGTGCAAGCGCAGGGCGAGGTGCCTTCGACGAAGAAGGCCTGA
- the trpD gene encoding anthranilate phosphoribosyltransferase — protein sequence MPITDNEALTRVIEHREIFHDEMLSLMRRIMSGDISPVTAAAILIGLRVKKETIGEITAAAQVMREFSVKVPIEAGPHLVDVVGTGGDGAHTFNISTCSMFVAAAAGAQVAKHGNRSVSSKTGSADVLEALGVTLSLPPQAVAECVRKTGIGFMFAPNHHPAMKNIAPVRKELGVRTIFNILGPLTNPADAPNILMGVFHPDLVGIQVRVMQRLGAQHAVVVYGKDNMDEISLGAATLVGELKNGEIREYEVHPEDFGMAMVASRNLRVSGPEESRQVLLGVLGNEPGAARDIVLLNAGATLYAANVVESIADGIVKARVAIESGAARAKLDQFVAETQAQAAAHA from the coding sequence ATGCCCATCACCGACAACGAGGCTCTGACCCGCGTCATCGAGCACCGCGAGATCTTCCACGACGAGATGCTGTCGCTGATGCGCCGCATCATGAGCGGCGACATCTCGCCGGTGACCGCCGCGGCGATCCTGATCGGCCTGCGCGTCAAGAAGGAGACCATCGGCGAGATCACCGCCGCCGCGCAGGTGATGCGCGAGTTCTCCGTCAAGGTGCCGATCGAGGCAGGCCCGCATCTGGTCGACGTGGTCGGTACCGGCGGCGACGGCGCGCACACCTTCAACATCTCGACCTGCTCGATGTTCGTCGCGGCCGCGGCGGGCGCGCAGGTCGCCAAGCACGGCAACCGCAGCGTGTCGTCCAAGACCGGCAGCGCCGACGTGCTGGAGGCGCTCGGCGTCACGCTGTCGCTGCCGCCGCAGGCCGTGGCCGAGTGCGTCCGCAAGACCGGCATCGGGTTCATGTTCGCGCCCAACCACCACCCGGCGATGAAGAACATCGCGCCCGTCCGCAAGGAGCTGGGCGTGCGCACGATCTTCAACATCCTGGGGCCGCTGACCAATCCGGCCGACGCGCCCAACATCCTGATGGGCGTGTTCCATCCGGACCTCGTCGGCATCCAGGTCCGCGTGATGCAGCGCCTGGGCGCGCAGCACGCCGTGGTCGTGTACGGCAAGGACAACATGGATGAGATCTCGCTGGGCGCGGCGACCCTGGTCGGCGAGCTGAAGAACGGCGAGATCCGCGAGTACGAGGTCCATCCCGAGGACTTCGGCATGGCTATGGTCGCGAGCCGCAACCTGCGGGTCAGCGGTCCGGAGGAGAGCCGTCAGGTGCTGCTGGGCGTGCTGGGCAACGAGCCCGGCGCGGCGCGCGACATCGTGCTGCTGAATGCGGGCGCGACGCTGTACGCGGCCAACGTGGTCGAGTCGATCGCTGACGGCATCGTGAAGGCGCGCGTCGCGATCGAGTCCGGCGCCGCCCGCGCGAAGCTGGACCAGTTCGTGGCCGAGACGCAGGCGCAGGCCGCCGCGCACGCCTGA
- the ltaE gene encoding low-specificity L-threonine aldolase, which yields MNEGSKAAGQSGGNIGAIVDLRSDTVTQPTAGMRAAMASAALGDDVFGDDPSVNALQAALAERLGFEAALFMPTGTQSNLCALMAHCQRGDEYIVGQYAHTYRWEGGGAAVLGSIQPQPLNHAPDGSLPLADIEANIKPDDAHFARTRLLALENTVGGKVLPMDYLAAAADLAKRHGLSHHLDGARMFNAAVAVAAQDGSDPYDAAKRICSHFDSVSVCFSKGLGAPVGSVLCGSRELIKSAHRWRKMLGGGMRQAGLLAAAAHYALDHQVKRLVEDHALAKRLAEGLQGLPGLTVEAPQTNIVFCDVDKGIAAKLVEHLKSEGVLTTGLYKLRFVTHLDVDAEGVDRAVAATRRFFNA from the coding sequence ATGAACGAAGGCAGCAAGGCAGCAGGTCAGAGCGGCGGCAACATCGGCGCGATCGTCGATCTGCGCAGCGATACCGTCACCCAGCCGACCGCGGGCATGCGCGCGGCCATGGCGTCCGCGGCGCTGGGCGACGACGTCTTCGGCGACGACCCGAGCGTCAACGCGCTGCAGGCGGCGCTGGCGGAGCGGCTCGGCTTCGAGGCCGCGCTGTTCATGCCCACGGGCACGCAGAGCAACCTGTGCGCGCTGATGGCGCATTGCCAGCGCGGCGATGAATACATCGTCGGCCAGTACGCCCACACCTACCGCTGGGAAGGCGGCGGCGCCGCGGTGCTGGGCTCGATCCAGCCGCAGCCGCTGAACCACGCGCCGGACGGCTCGCTGCCGCTGGCCGACATCGAAGCCAACATCAAGCCCGACGACGCGCACTTCGCGCGCACGCGGCTGCTGGCGCTCGAGAACACGGTCGGTGGCAAGGTGCTGCCGATGGACTACCTCGCCGCCGCCGCCGACCTGGCGAAGCGGCACGGCCTGTCGCACCACCTCGACGGCGCCCGGATGTTCAACGCGGCGGTCGCGGTCGCCGCGCAGGACGGCAGCGATCCGTACGACGCCGCGAAGCGCATCTGCTCGCACTTCGACAGCGTGTCGGTCTGCTTCTCCAAGGGCCTGGGCGCGCCGGTCGGCTCGGTGCTGTGCGGCTCGCGCGAGCTCATCAAGAGCGCGCACCGCTGGCGCAAGATGCTGGGCGGCGGCATGCGCCAGGCCGGGCTGCTCGCGGCGGCGGCGCACTACGCGCTCGACCACCAGGTGAAGCGCCTGGTCGAGGACCATGCGCTGGCGAAGCGCCTCGCTGAAGGACTGCAAGGCCTGCCGGGGCTGACCGTCGAAGCACCGCAGACCAACATCGTCTTCTGCGACGTCGACAAGGGCATTGCGGCGAAGCTGGTCGAGCATCTGAAGTCCGAAGGCGTGCTCACGACCGGCCTGTACAAGCTGCGCTTCGTGACCCACCTCGATGTGGACGCCGAGGGCGTCGACCGCGCGGTCGCGGCGACGCGCCGGTTCTTCAACGCCTGA
- a CDS encoding aminodeoxychorismate/anthranilate synthase component II yields the protein MLLMIDNYDSFTFNLVQYFAELGAEVKTVRNDQITLDEIAALNPTQLVLSPGPCTPKEAGVCVPAIQRFIGKLPILGVCLGHQSIGAALGGNIIRAKVQMHGKSSTITTDNQGVFSGLPGRFDVIRYHSLAIEESTIPKELEISARSEDGEIMGVRHRALAGTATPLEGVQFHPESILSEHGHAMLKNFLELAR from the coding sequence ATGCTGCTGATGATCGACAACTACGACAGCTTCACCTTCAACCTGGTGCAGTACTTCGCCGAGCTCGGCGCCGAGGTGAAGACGGTCCGCAACGACCAGATCACGCTGGACGAGATCGCCGCGCTCAACCCGACGCAGCTGGTGCTCTCGCCCGGTCCGTGCACGCCCAAGGAAGCGGGCGTCTGCGTGCCGGCGATCCAGCGCTTCATCGGCAAGTTGCCGATCCTCGGCGTGTGCCTTGGGCACCAGAGCATCGGCGCCGCGCTGGGCGGCAACATCATTCGCGCCAAGGTGCAGATGCACGGCAAGTCCTCGACGATCACGACCGACAACCAAGGCGTCTTCAGCGGTCTGCCCGGGCGCTTCGACGTGATCCGCTACCACTCGCTCGCGATCGAGGAATCGACGATCCCGAAAGAGCTGGAGATCAGCGCCCGCAGCGAGGACGGCGAGATCATGGGCGTGCGTCACCGCGCGCTCGCCGGCACGGCGACGCCGCTGGAAGGCGTCCAGTTCCATCCCGAATCCATCCTCTCGGAGCACGGTCACGCGATGCTCAAGAACTTCCTGGAGTTGGCACGATGA
- a CDS encoding chalcone isomerase family protein, translating to MSKRKVLMAAGVLAAAMLTPIAASAQSSPPAASAAAAAATTAPIELAGVKYDGTAEVAGQKLQLNGAGIRYKAIFKVYTAGLYMNAKATTPEAVLANTGPKRMHIQMLRDIDGEELGKLFTKGMEQNATREEFGRSIVGVLRMSEIFVQKKKLKTGESFGVDYIPGTGTVVFVNGQLIPGEPIKGEDFFNVLLKIWLGKSPADSDLKVALLGGGKAAPVTSNRNAAGSSR from the coding sequence ATGTCCAAGCGCAAAGTCCTGATGGCCGCGGGCGTGCTCGCCGCCGCGATGCTGACGCCGATCGCCGCGTCGGCCCAATCGTCGCCTCCGGCGGCTTCCGCGGCCGCTGCGGCCGCCACCACGGCGCCGATCGAGCTGGCCGGCGTCAAGTACGACGGCACCGCCGAGGTGGCGGGCCAGAAGCTGCAGCTCAACGGGGCGGGGATCCGCTACAAGGCGATCTTCAAGGTCTACACGGCCGGCCTGTACATGAACGCCAAGGCCACCACGCCCGAGGCGGTGCTGGCCAACACCGGCCCGAAGCGCATGCACATCCAGATGCTGCGCGACATCGACGGCGAGGAGCTGGGCAAGCTCTTCACCAAGGGCATGGAGCAGAACGCGACGCGCGAGGAATTCGGGCGTTCGATCGTCGGCGTGCTGCGCATGTCGGAGATCTTCGTGCAGAAGAAGAAGCTCAAGACGGGCGAGAGCTTCGGCGTGGACTACATCCCCGGGACGGGCACGGTGGTCTTCGTCAACGGCCAGTTGATCCCCGGCGAGCCGATCAAGGGCGAGGACTTTTTCAACGTGCTGCTGAAGATCTGGCTGGGCAAATCGCCGGCTGACAGCGACCTGAAGGTGGCCTTGCTGGGCGGCGGCAAGGCGGCGCCGGTGACCAGCAACCGCAACGCGGCGGGCAGCAGCCGCTGA
- the trpC gene encoding indole-3-glycerol phosphate synthase TrpC, translated as MSDILDRINAVKREEVAAASARVPLAALRAEAESRAEPTRGFVSALRAKIAEGRSGVIAEVKKASPSKGVLREDFRPADIARSYEQHGAACLSVLTDAPHFQGSVEFLKQARAACALPVLRKDFMIDPYQVYEARVMGADCILLIAASLDDGLMAELEDCALGLGLDVLVEVHDGAELERALRLKTPMVGINNRNLKTFEVTLDTTLGLLKHVPADRLLVTESGILGPVDVQRMRDAQVNAFLVGEAFMRAPDPGVALSALFR; from the coding sequence ATGTCTGACATCCTGGATCGCATCAACGCCGTCAAGCGCGAGGAAGTCGCCGCCGCATCGGCTCGCGTGCCGCTGGCCGCGCTGCGTGCCGAAGCCGAATCGCGCGCCGAACCGACGCGCGGTTTCGTGAGCGCGCTGCGCGCCAAGATCGCCGAGGGCCGCAGCGGCGTCATCGCCGAAGTGAAGAAGGCCAGCCCGAGCAAGGGCGTGCTGCGCGAGGACTTCCGTCCCGCCGACATCGCCCGCAGCTACGAGCAGCACGGCGCGGCCTGCCTGAGCGTGCTGACCGATGCGCCGCATTTCCAGGGTTCCGTCGAGTTCCTGAAGCAGGCCCGCGCGGCCTGCGCGCTGCCGGTGCTGCGCAAGGACTTCATGATCGATCCGTACCAGGTCTACGAAGCGCGCGTGATGGGCGCCGACTGCATCCTGCTGATCGCGGCGAGCCTGGACGACGGCCTGATGGCTGAGCTCGAAGACTGCGCGCTGGGCCTCGGCCTGGATGTGCTGGTCGAAGTGCACGACGGCGCGGAACTCGAGCGCGCGCTGCGCTTGAAGACACCGATGGTCGGCATCAACAACCGCAACCTGAAGACCTTCGAGGTCACGCTGGACACGACGCTCGGGCTGCTGAAGCACGTACCGGCGGACCGGCTGCTGGTGACCGAGTCCGGCATCCTCGGCCCCGTCGACGTGCAGCGCATGCGCGACGCGCAGGTCAACGCCTTCCTCGTCGGCGAGGCCTTCATGCGCGCGCCCGATCCGGGCGTGGCGTTGTCGGCGCTGTTCCGCTGA
- the trpE gene encoding anthranilate synthase component I, translating to MITELEFQSLAADGYNRIPLISEAFADLETPLSLYLKLCAGNGPGRHSFLLESVVGGERFGRYSFIGLPARTVLKSEGPVTRVIRDGAVIETHEGDPLAFIEAYQQRFKVALRPGMPRFCGGLAGYFGYDAVRYIEPRLAESTPDGGLPTPDVMLLQCEELAVIDNLSGKLYLIVYADPGQSEAYFKAKKRLTELKDKLGYSVAAPRVARAQAHPVEREFAKADFLASVDKAKAYIAAGDCMQIVFGQRLKKRYTESPLSLYRALRSLNPSPYMYFYDMGDFQIVGASPEILVRQEQTPDGRKVTIRPLAGTRPRGGTPEQDQALEVELKADPKERAEHLMLIDLARNDIGRIAQTGSVKVTDAFAVERYSHVMHIVSNVEGILKPGVGNMDVFRASFPAGTLSGAPKIRAMEIIDELEPVKRGIYGGACGYLSFGGDMDLAIAIRTGIVMDQVLYVQAAAGIVADSVPELEWKETEAKARALLRAAELVEEGF from the coding sequence GTGATCACCGAACTGGAATTCCAAAGCCTGGCCGCCGACGGCTACAACCGCATCCCGCTGATCAGCGAGGCCTTCGCGGATCTCGAGACCCCGCTCTCGCTCTACCTGAAGCTCTGCGCCGGCAACGGCCCGGGCCGCCACAGCTTCCTGCTGGAGTCGGTGGTCGGCGGTGAACGCTTCGGCCGCTACTCCTTCATCGGCCTGCCCGCGCGCACCGTGCTGAAGAGCGAAGGCCCCGTCACCCGCGTGATCCGCGACGGCGCCGTCATCGAGACGCACGAGGGCGACCCGCTCGCCTTCATCGAGGCCTACCAGCAGCGCTTCAAGGTCGCGCTCCGTCCCGGAATGCCGCGCTTCTGCGGCGGACTCGCCGGCTACTTCGGCTACGACGCCGTCCGCTACATCGAGCCGCGCCTGGCCGAGTCCACGCCCGACGGCGGCCTGCCGACGCCGGACGTGATGCTGCTGCAGTGCGAGGAGCTCGCCGTCATCGACAACCTGTCGGGCAAGCTCTACCTGATCGTCTACGCCGACCCGGGCCAGTCCGAGGCCTACTTCAAGGCGAAGAAGCGCCTCACCGAACTGAAGGACAAGCTGGGTTACTCGGTCGCCGCGCCGCGCGTCGCGCGGGCGCAGGCGCATCCGGTCGAACGGGAGTTCGCGAAGGCCGACTTCCTCGCTTCCGTCGACAAGGCCAAGGCCTACATCGCGGCCGGCGACTGCATGCAGATCGTCTTCGGCCAGCGGCTGAAGAAGCGCTACACGGAGTCGCCGCTGAGCCTCTACCGTGCGCTGCGCTCGCTGAATCCCAGCCCCTACATGTACTTCTACGACATGGGGGACTTCCAGATCGTGGGCGCCTCGCCGGAGATCCTGGTGCGCCAGGAGCAGACGCCCGACGGCCGCAAGGTCACGATCCGACCGCTGGCCGGCACGCGTCCCCGCGGCGGCACCCCGGAGCAGGACCAGGCGCTGGAGGTCGAGCTCAAGGCCGATCCGAAGGAACGCGCCGAGCACCTGATGCTGATCGACCTGGCCCGCAACGACATCGGCCGCATCGCGCAGACCGGCAGCGTGAAGGTGACGGACGCCTTCGCGGTGGAACGCTACTCGCACGTGATGCACATCGTCAGCAACGTCGAGGGGATCCTGAAACCTGGCGTCGGCAACATGGACGTGTTCCGCGCGAGCTTCCCGGCGGGCACGCTGTCGGGCGCGCCCAAGATCCGCGCGATGGAGATCATCGACGAGCTCGAACCCGTCAAGCGCGGCATCTACGGCGGCGCCTGCGGCTACCTGAGCTTCGGCGGCGACATGGACCTGGCCATCGCGATCCGCACCGGCATCGTCATGGACCAGGTGCTGTACGTGCAGGCGGCCGCGGGCATCGTGGCGGACTCGGTCCCCGAGCTCGAATGGAAGGAGACCGAGGCCAAGGCGCGCGCGCTGCTGCGCGCCGCGGAACTGGTCGAAGAAGGCTTCTGA